AACAATAATGAATGAGAAAAGTGCAAGCGCCCTTTAAGTGCATCTAGTCTTTTCTATTTCCAGATTGCTTTGGACGAAACATTGGCAGCATTATTACCGGTGAATTTTTTATGGATCGTGCAGTGACTACGTCACTGCACGATCTATTTTTTTCGGTAATCTTGTGGCGGTTGTTTGTCCGTCTCCCTCTTGAAATAGGTAGAGACAAGGTACATAAGGTTTGTTTAATAGGAGAATAAATCCTTTCCTATTCTTTTAAAAGCAGACGAAGATGCAATTTCGTCCGCTCAGCGCTTCTTTATTTATGGATTCTATCTATTTTTTCAGGTACCACCAACTCTAATCATCTGCCCACTTATTCATGTATACTGTGGACAGTAAAAGCAAAAACTTATAGGAAATCCTGCTTAAAGTAGTCTGCATTAAAAAGCACTTTAAGTCGGTGTGAATACTCGATGTCTAGTATATCAATTTCATATACTTTCTTATTAGGAACTACTCACTTAATGGATTGTAGTGAAAGGTGGCGACTCTAGCGAGAGGCCACAAGGGTGTTGGTCACGAAGGCGTTGCCACACGATGTGGCGCTATTAGCCTTTGTTCCTATGTGAGACAGATGAGACATCACAAGCGACGCGAATGCGGCGCCCCCGCGGAACGCGTCCACCTGAAACGGAAATCCGCGGTATTCTTAAATTCTTTCAAGTACTATGAACACTGGTTTCGCAGGTTGATAATCCATATACTTTCTTATCTTTTGAAGAAAGACGCAAGCATCCTTTAAGTGCAACTTGTCATTACCAATTCCAGAGTGCTTTGGACGTAACCTCGGTTACACTATTGCCGTTGTATCTTGGTGTATTGAACCGTTGTCTAATAGAAAAAGACCGACATTTTGCAGTCGGTCTTTTCTATTTAGGAGTTTCCAGCTACTCGCTTTTCAAGTGGTTGGAATAGTTTCTTTTTATCCATATTTGGTCGTATGGTTTCTAGTTGCTCTAAAGCAATTTTGGCACCATAGTCCATTCCTTGGCATCCAGCGAGTAATAGTAAGTCACCTTCTGTTACTTCCTGAAGGCTATGCCCTATTGCGTCCGGTAATTCTTCGTATAAATGAACGTTAATCCCTACCTCTTCCATCACTTCTTTAAATACAGCAAGCTCTGCATCGGAAACTATATCCTTTTGCGTGACATGAGAGCGGCTAAGCGTTGCAATAACTTCATGGATTCCAAGTCTAGGTGCCCATCTTGCAATAGCTTCTGCATTTTCTTTATTTACTGTAACTCCTCTATCACCGCGAATTGCATACACAAGAGAGACACGATTGAAATCCATTTTTTCTAAAGTGCCCAGCGTAATATCTATATTTCCGCTATTAGCAAAGTGGTCATCAATAATTTTAAAGTCGTCCTCGAATATTATTTCAAACCTACGCTCAACTCCAACAAATTCATACAAGCTTTTTTGAATAGTTTCTATAGGCACTTCACATAATAATCCGATTACAATACTAACCATGGAGTTATAAACAGAGTGAAATCCAGGTGTAGAAAGTTCAATTTGAAAATGTTGCTTTGGAATTACAAGATCTTGTGTAACTAGATCCCGCGTAATATCTACCGTGAATTTTGCACGACCCGTAGATAAATCCAAGTTTCTACAAATGACATCTGCCGACTGTTCTTCTACTCCAATAGTGATCACTTTTGCTTTTGTTTTATTGACAAGAGAAGCAGAATATTTGTCGTCTAAATTTAATATAGCGACTTTGTCTGCTCCCGCATTTCGAATCAAGCTAGATTTATGTTCAAAATAATTCTCAAATGACGAGTGCAAATCGATATGCTCACGACTTATATTATTCAGTGTAACGATATCAAAATCCACACAACCTACTCGATTTAACTCTAATGCGGATGAAGAAACTTCCATCGTTGCATGTGAAACGCCTGCATCAACCATCTGTGCATAAAAACGTTGCAAGTCTAGAGATTCTGGAGTGGTCAATTCAGATGGCTCCGCATAATCACCAATCTTTACAACAACCGTTCCCATTAATCCTGTTTTAAGTCCATTATTTTCTAGAATAGCATTCGTCATAAATGATGTGGAGGTCTTTCCATTTGTAGCAGTAATACCAATTGTTTTAAGTTTTTGAGTTGGATGATCATAATATGCATCCGCAAGTGTCGCTAAAGCATTTCGCCCGCTTTCTACTTTGTACTGAGGTACATCTAAACCTTCTATAAATTCTTCTACTACGAGTGCGATAGCCCCGTTTTCTACTGCTTGTCCAGCAAACTGATGTCCATCCGCTTTAAACCCTCTTACACAAACAAACACTTGTCCTTTTTCAACTTTTCTCGAGTTATATGCAAGCCCTGCTATATCTATTTGTTTTGTATGAATGACTTCTTTAACGTTTACGTGTTCCATTAACTTTGTTAATTCCATTGAAATGTCCACCTTTTCACATGATTAAATTAGCCTTGGCGTATTTTTATAGCGTTTACGGATAAAGTATCTGCGCCATCCTGGTGCGGCCTTAACGTTAAGCTACAGGGATTAAATGCCTGCAGCATAACGTTACATGTTATGTTACAGTTTACCCCAATTAGCACAAGAAAAAAACTGAAAGGAGAATTATAAAAGGAGAAGGTTTTCCCTTCTCCTATATTGCTTCGGTATAGTGTTCCTTGCAAAATGTAAGTATCTCTATTTCTTCTTCATCTTCTAGACCAAAATCTAATAATTTACCATTGCTTCGGTATAAAATATGGTACTGTACAATTCGCTCGTTAGCATCTTCAACAGCTAAAATAACTCGTAAATCTAATGATTCACCATCCCCATATAATTCATCCTCTTCAGGCACTTCAATACCTAATAGAAACTCATAACGATCTCCTGCTATAATACCCGTTGGATCTTTTATTTTTCCCACTTCATAGGATGTTATTTTCAAAAATTCCACCTCCGTTTACTTATATTATCACTTTCTTAACAGAAAATAATCCAATTTCTAATTTGTTGTTATAATGAAAATAATACATTATCTAAAGGGGAGCTAAAAAATGAAACTGAGTGCCGAAAAATTGATATACATAGTGGTCCCGCTTTACCTGTTATTATTAGTATTTGGAAAAGGATTAAATACTATTCTCTACTCTGTAATATCCTTTATTCTTGGAATTACAATGCTATATCTTGCATTTAAACTTTTACGAAAACAAATGAATGAACGGAAAAGGTCATGAGAATCACTGCGCTCGATGCAGGCATTTTTAGATGAAACGCATTAATTCATCCGCTATTTCATTCGTCAATCTATAAGTATTGATCATAACCCATGACATCATATTTAAAAGTAATTTCCTCTTTTTTCTGAATCTATACTCGTTATCCATAGTAGTCTAACTTGAGTCCAACATTCCTACGATATCCACTTTAACATGAGAAGATGGCAAATTATTAAATAGATTACTCGTCTTTAATGTATTTCACCTTACATTTTTTTGCATTTAATTCTATCAATCTCATCTAATTTTCACGATAATCATACTAGAATAATAACTTTCAATAAACTACAATAGGTTTACGAGATGCAACAGTGGAGGGGTTAGAGGTTATGAGTCAGCTGACAAAAAATCTACATGACTTTATTATTGAAAACAAATCAAATATAACAGATGAATGGCTTTCTAAACAGTTTTTGGAAGATCCTAAGTATATCTCTTCGAACTCGGAGATATATTTAAGAAAAGAAAATGGTGCTTTAATAGAAGCAATTGCCTCTATATACGTTCAAGATCCAGAAGAATACCAAAATTATATTGATAATCGAGCTGCGGATGTTGCTAAAAAAAGAGCCGCTGAAGCTTTCCCTCTCTATGAAAGCATTCGTTCGTTTCGTAGCGTACGTAAAACATTATGGAAATTTGTTCAAATTTTTATGGACCAAAATAATGGCACAGTCACTACTCAGGATGTCAGCGCTTGGTCAGATAGCATGAATACAGCATTTGACTACATTATTGAAAGCTTCGCTAAGCATCATCACGATCATACACAACAAATACTGACTAGTCAGCAAGCGCTGATCACAGAACTTAGTAGCCCTGTAATCCCTATAAAAGAAGGGATAGGTGTATTACCACTTGTCGGCAATATTGACTTCCAACGCGCAAAATTAATATTGGAATCCACTTTAGAACAATGTTCGGAAAAAAAACTCACTAAAATATTCATAGATTTATCTGCTGTTCCTATCCTAGATACAATGGTGGCACAACAACTATACCAATTATTAGCTGCATTAAAGTTAATAGGAGTAGAGCCTATTTTTTCAGGAATCCGTCCAGAATTAGCACAAATTTCTCTATCTCTTGGTATAAGTTTTTCAGATACAAAAACATATTTTTCCTTATCCCGTGCGTTAGAAGTGCATACAAATTTATATGTTAAATAATTAAAGCGACAGAAGAACTCTCACATGAAAGTTTTCTGTCGCTTTTATTATATTATTTCAGCTCTTCCTTCATTCGAAACAACAATTCTCTTTCCATCTGTAAGTTCTATCTCCAATGGAGAAATTTCACTCATTCTTTTTGAAAAATACCATCGTCGTTTAGGTGGAACCAATAAAATAAACGTTTCTTTACTTCCTAAGAAGTTCAGTTCATTCGGTTCGATATCCACATGACCTGAGATAGGAATGCCAATATTTTGGAGTTGTTCCCCTACCTCTTCTACAAAAGGAGTGGTAATGCTTACCTCACTTAAATTTAACAGTGACTCCACACTAAAATCACTCCATTTATCCACATTACGTCTAGCAATGAATTCAATCACATTTCCGACTGGGTCCTCAAAGTAAAAGGCATCTGCTTCGAAACGTGAATAATAAATTTCATCCACCGCATCCTCTCTGTTTAATCTCACTTTTTCTAATGCCCAGTGTTTAGCAAGCTTAAACTGATTTCCGGGAATATTAATCGCAAAATGATAAGATGCAGGTTTTTCAGACTCCCGAAAGATAAGTGTCGACTTACCAATGGATGCAGTGAAATGCTTACTACTAGCTTCTAAAATGCTAAGTCCAAGCACATTACCATAAAACCCCTTTAATTGCTTTAGCTTATTCGTATACAATATTACTGAATTGAACATTCTCTCACCCCGTTATTTGACATCAATTAATTCAAATCGTTCACACACAAGTAGCATATCCTCTGAAAACTCTAAATCTACTTCTCTTAATGCTTCCGTAAAAAACTGTACATGCACTTTTTTCCAATAATCGTATGACCGATCCCCTTCTCCTTCAGCGTATGCAAATGCTTCTGATACTTTGTTCATCGGTGTTATCGTCACTTCAGAGGTTCGAATAATACAAACTGGCTCGTCTTTGCTATTTAACACAATACTGTAGTCATCCACTTTTGGAAGAGGTTCCTTTTCTAATTCGTAAAAGACACGCCCAGAGCAAGTAGCGGTTTTCACTTTATCCACGACTAGTTGGGCTAATACATCTGGACTTCCCCCAAATTGCCATGCACTAATTGAAGTCGGCATTTCTTTGTCCTTCCAAAATGCATCCCAATAATTTTGTGCTTGGACATTCATTTTTGACCCCTCAATTCTTTGGTCATGTTTATTTACAGTATAGGGAAGACTTACAGTAATTACTATGGGTAAAAAGAGCAACAGTTTAAAATGAATTCTGGCTTCTTTTTATGGTAATATTTTTTATTAAGGAGTGATTTCATATGACAAACAAACTTTATTATGAAGATCCGTACATACAAACGTTTTCCGCAAAAATTCTAAAACAAACACAGGATTATGTGGTGCTTTCAGAAACAGCATTTTATCCTACTGGTGGTGGTCAACCGAATGATAGTGGAACACTAAATGGCATCGCTGTCACGAATGTAGAATTAATAGAAGGGGAAATTAGACATCACCTAGCGACAAGTCTTCTAGCTAATACGGAGTATGTAGAGGGGGCTATTGATTGGAAAAGACGGTTTGATCATATGCAGCAACATGCCGGTCAACATATTTTGTCAGCTGCTTTTGATAACCTATTTGGATTTAAAACGGTTAGCTTTCATTTAGGAAAAAACAGCTCCACAATTGATTTGGATGTAAATGAGATTTCTGCGCATCAGTTAGCAGAAGTAGAAGCACTGGCAAATGAAATAATTCTAGAAAACCATCCGATCGAGACAAAGTGGATAACAGAAGAAGAACTTGCTCAATACAAGCTTCGCAAACCTACTAAAGTGAAGGAAGATATACGACTTGTCATAATACCTAACTTTGACTATAACGCCTGTGGTGGAACACATCCAAAAACAACGGGCCAAGTTGGACTTATTAAAATTTTGCAGATGGAGAAACAAAAACAAAATATTCGAGTGGAATTTGTTTGTGGAGCAAGAGTTATTACTCATCTGCAACGTAAACATACTATTATTACTAATTTAATAAATAGTTTAAGTTCCCCGGAAGAAAAACTAGAGGATGCTGTGCACACTTTACTGAATAACGTCAAAATGCAAGAAAAACAAATATCAAACTTAAACGGGCTACTTTTGCAATATGAAGCAAATGAACTTATTAGAAATACGAAAGGAACAATACTGACGGCCAATTTTCAAAATCGTACTATTCAGGAACTGCAAAAACTCGCAAAGCTAATTACTACTGAATCGATCGAAACGTTATGTATTTTAGTATCTCAAAATGAAGATCGCATACAAATAGTTGCCGCTAGGGGAAGTTCTGTAAATCAAAATATGAAAGAACTGATAGAAAAAATCCTTCCACTTATTAACGGAAAAGGTGGTGGAAACAACACGATTGCACAAGGTGGCGGAGAAAATAGGATATCAACTGAGCAATTATTACAAAAATCACTAGAATATATTACCGCATAACCACCGTTCCATAATAATCCTCCTCACATATACTAGGTTGAATATATAGTGAAAGGAGGATTGTTTATGAACAACCAATTTCCATATTTTCAAAATCAGCCAGGAGCAGGACAACAAGGTCCTCCATCTGGAAATCAATACTTTCCAGGAAATATGATGCCAAACCAAGGGCAAGGCCAGGGACAATACCCCAACCAATATCCAGGGCAATATCCTAGCCAGTATCCGGGTCAATATCCCGGACAATATCCTAGCCAATTCCCTGGACAAATGCCAGGTCAAATGCCAGGTCAAATGCCGGGACAAATGCCGGGACAACAGCAGTGGCCGCATGGATATGATCATTCAGCTCCCCCTAGTTTTCCACCACTTGATCCGCCTGAAGCACAAGGAGGAGCACCAACTAGTCCACCGCCTTCTTTCGTACCACAGCAACAAAATGTTGGAGTGTTCGCGGTAGATCCAGGTTCTATACGTGGCTGTTTACGCCGCAATACTTATATATGGCTGACAAATGGTAGTGCTTTTTGGCTTTTTCCAACCTTCGTTGGTCGAAACTCCATTTCTGGATTCAGATGGAATGGCCGTATGTGGACCTTTTATGGTACCGATTTAAATAGAATCTCTTCTTTTCAATGTTACTAATATCAACTGCGTACTAGTTTAATTAGTACGCATTTTTTTATGGGCGATTTCGATAAGCACGAAGAGAAGTCTTTAACGAAGCGTATGAACCAATCGCAGCACCGCTATAAAAAAAACCCATAAAAATACCTCCTGCTAAATTATGGGGATGACTAATAAATATAGAAATTAGTAAACCAATTATTGTAGCAATCGTAGATACATATTGTGGTTGGATGGGCAATAGTTTCTTCATAATTTCTGTAATTAACATTACAACTGGCACTGCCCATAATGAATCCCATACATTCGTATGGATAATAGGAAACTCTGTCATTATTTCTGCTCCTTTAAAAACTTTATTTTTGTACATAGTTTGTGTAAGAATCTAAGATTCATACACAAAAGAAATATGCCCTGCTTTACAAATTCCATATAGAGAAGTAAAATAGTTTAGCTAGGTAAATATTATAAAAATCAAAGGAGTCACTCATACTATGAATCCACTTTTCCATGAACTTTTTCAGAAGACACGCTTTTTAACAAATGAGATAAATCAATGTCTAAAAAAGCACGAATTATACGCCTCGCAATGGACTGTCATGTACTGTATTCAAAAACATGAAAAAATGTCTTTAACTCAGATATGGAAATACTTGAATGTAGAAGCTCCTACGATTACACGGACAGTTTATCGCTTAGTAGAGCTTGGTTGGGTAGATATTTATCCTGGTAAAGATCGTCGAGAGAAAATAGTACAATTATCCGAAAAAGCAATACAAGAATTCCCCAAAATAATAGCTTCTATACAAGAATTTGAAGAAAGAATGGTCTCAAATCTTACAAAAGAAGAGGAGACTCTTTTGATCGGTTTTTTACAAAAAATTAAATAAATCAGGTGGCTTAGACATTATGAAGAAAAAAGATCCTATATGGACTAAAGCATTTATTAGCTTATTTACAACAAATTTTTCAATTTTTATCGTTTTTTACGGTTTAGTATCTGCACTTCCTCTGTACGCAAAAGATGTCTTATCACGTTCAGATGAAGATGCGGGTTTATTGATGACAATTTTTTTAATTTCTGCAATTATTGTTCGACCATTCTCCGGAAAACTTTTAGATCTTGTAGGCAAGCGCAAAATACTTTGGACTACTTTATTCCTGTATTTAATATGTACAGGGCTTTATTATGTGGTCGAACCTTTTCAAGCGTTATTAGTATTACGATTTGTACAAGGTATTTTCTTTAGTATTGCCACAACTGCAAGTGGATCTTTGGCTGCAGATAATATTCCAACGTCCAGACGTGGCGCTGGATTAGGTTATTTTACTATGTCTACAAACTTAGCGGTTGTTGTCGGTCCATTTGTCGCTTTAACTTTCATACAGTTTTTCTCTTATGACATATTATTTCTATCATTAACTACTTTACTAATCCTCGGTGCGACAGCCGCTTTAATGATACCGGCTGATAAGAAACGAGCTAAATCTCTTCCAAAAACAAAACTATCTTGGAATGACCTTTTTGAGAAAAAAGCTTTGCCGATTGCCTTTAATGCGAGCTTAGTAGCTTTTGCATATGCTAGTGTCCTATCTTATTTATCTATTTATTCACAAGAAAAGGGTCTGTTGCACTTAACGAGCAGTTTCTTTGCCGTTTTTGCCGCTGTTATGCTTTTAACGAGACCATTTACAGGTCGTATTTTTGATGAAAAAGGTCCTCAATATATTATTATTCCAGGTCTATTTTCATTTATAATCGGACTTGTGTTACTTGCCTTTATGAATTCCCCTTCCCTATTCTTACTTGCAGGTGCATTTATCGGTCTTGGTTACGGTGCTGTTGTACCTAGCTTTCAAACGCTTGCAATTCAATCGACAAAAAACGAAAGAAGTGGTTATGCTACCGCTACATTTTTTACATTGTTTGATTCAGGACTGGCCATAGGATCTTATGTCCTTGGATTAATCGCTAGTCGGCTTGGCTATCAAAACTTATATTTATATTCTATCATCTTCCTTTTTATCGCAGTAGTCGTATTTATAGTAAGACAGAAGAAGTTGGACCGTTTTGCTTAATTGCTGAACGGTTTTTCTTTTCCAATTTAATTGTCCATGCATGTATATTCGCCCTGTATTTGGAAAGACTTGAATGGATATAAATTTTGGGAGGGAATTAAATGAAAAAGCGATACATTTTTATTTTGCTAGCTACAATGGTTGTACTTGGAGGGTGTAATTTCTCATCCGCAGATGCTGACTTAAATGAAACCGTGGAAGTTTCGTTAATAAACACAGAAGGAAAAGAAGTTGGCCAAGCTACACTCACAGAACATTCTAAAGGTGTACATATCCACTTAAAGGCAGAAGGATTAACACCAGGAGTAAAAGCTATACATTTTCATGAGACAGCTATATGTGAAAAACCAGAATTTACAACTGCAGGGGCTCATTTTAACCCTACTCACAAGGAGCATGGCTTTGAAAACCCAAAAGGCTATCATGCCGGTGATTTGCCTAACATAGAGATTGGCGAAGATGGTAAAGTAGAATTAGAAACAGTATCTCCTGCATTAGTTTTAGCTGCCGGGAAAAGTAATTCGCTTTTAGACGCAGATGGTAGCTCAATTATTATCCATGAAAATGCAGATGATTATAAAACAGATCCCTCTGGAAATTCTGGAAAACGAATTATTTGTGGGGAAATTAAAAAGTAAGTTGGGCGGTGAATGTGATGAGAAAAGTTGGTTGGTTTTTACTATTTATTTTAGTGATCTTCTTCTCTAGACCGCTTTGGGAAGAGTATGCGGAGGACTATGTAGATCTTTCCTTTTTAACACCCGTAGATGAGTGGATTGATTCTTTAGAGGTAGGTCATTACTTGAATGAGGCCAAAACATATTGGATGGAAATAAAAAGTGAACCAGCAACTACAATTTCTTCTGATCAAGAACCTCCTACAGGAAACGGAATAGAATTAGATCAAATAACACTTGGTATGAAGAAAAGTGAGATTGAAAAAATACACGGTAATGCAAAAAGAGTGAGCTTAAATGAATATAATCTAGTTTGGCATACTTATCATGAAAATTATCAAAACTTCATGATGGTTTCTTATAATATAAACAATAAGGTAAATGGAATGTTTACCAATCAACCCTCTCAATCAGCTTTCTTAGGATTGCAAATGGATAGTACGAGGGATGAGGTCCACTCAGTTCTTGGTAACCCCCTAACTAAACTGAGGAAAGGTAATATTGTCTATATTCTTCCAGACATAGGAGAATATGATTTATATCTGATTGATGAAAATTATGTGACTCTTTTTTATGATTTACATGAAAATAATACGATTACGGCCATACAAATAATCGCAAAATCGGTGGAAAACAATCAGCCATCTACTTTTGGAAAACCATCTGAAGAGTTGAAAAAAGGATTTGAATTCCAACTTTTCGATTTAACAAATGCTGCACGAGCAATACGTGGTCTATCTATTCTTACTTATGACCAAGCTGTGAGTAATACAGCTCGAAAACATAGTGAAGATATGGCAATTCACAATTATTTTAGTCACGAAGATCTAGAAGGTAAGTCTCCATTTGATAGGATGGAAGAGGATGGTTTACTATTTATGTACGCTGGTGAGAACTTAGCTTACGGACAAGCAAGTAGCATCTTTGCCCATGAAGGTTTAATGAACTCCATCGGTCATCGTAAAAATATTTTAAGTAGTGATTTTCATAATTTAGGAGTAGGTACTGCTTTTAATGTAGAATCTACTCCCTATTACACAGAGAATTTTTATTCGAAATAAGAAATACGCAAGCGTCCTTTAAGTGCATCTTGTCTTCTCTATTTCTAGAGTGCTTTGGACGAAACATTTGCTCCTGCGGTTACTCGTCGCAAAGAGAATTTTGGCTACACTATTACCGCGGGAATTTTTGTGGATGGAGAAGTGACTACGTCACTTCTCCATCCACTTTTTTTCGATAATCTTGTGGCGGATGTTTGTCCGTCGCCTTCTTGAAATTTGTGGAGACAAGGTGCGTAAGGTTTGGTTAATGAGAGATTAGATACTTTCCTATTCTTTTAAAAGCGGACGAAGATGCAATTTCGTCCGCTCAGCGCTGCTTTATCAATGGATGCTAACTATTTTTCTTTAGTTCTGCTTTCCATCCAAATATACAGTTGTAAATAGATACTTTTTTACAGATTTTTGGCCAAAACTGCACACTATCTATAGTTGAAAACTTTCCAGCATCCCTGTGGCTGAAAGGGACGCTTGTAAATGGTATTCCTTTTTTATTTAAAATGTTTTAATGCTTCTCGCTTACTTAAAGCAGCAAGTTGCGTATTTTCTACAAATCGGTGAACGACTTCTGGGTTTGTTTTCGCATATTCTCTAAGTACCCACCCTATCGCCTTTTGAATGAAAAACTCTTTTGAAGTTGCGTGACGTTGAACAGTCGTAAATAACAGTTCTTCATTTGTGTCATTCTTATATTTTAGTTGATGTAAAATAGAAGCCCGATTTGTCCACATATTCGAAGACTTTGCCCATTCGCCCATAATGACTTCCCCTTCCACTCTATTAGCTTTCACAATATCTCCAACAATCTTTGGTGCAATCGAGTCTATGCTATCCCACCACGAATGATTTTCAATTATCTTTAGGCAAAAAGGTAAATCTTCTATCGTTAGTTTCTTTTTATATTTACCTAATAATTCGATTGCCACGTAATGATATTCTCGCTCTTCTAATTGAAAGAGCTCCCATACCTCATCATGTAATGATTCGAATGAAGGAAGCTCATTTTCTTTTATAAGTGCACTAAAAACCATTCTTCGTTCCGGGGTTTTAATCCCCAAAAAAGGGAAGTTGTTTTTCATATATTTTGCCATCGGTATTGCATTTTCTTCGTTTCGATGCGGCTCCATATAACTTTTAACTAGTTCTGTTGACCATTTAAGCTTCATATTTAATCCTCATTTCAAATGGAATCCTTTACTAGATAGAAATTCCGCCATATGCGAACGTCTTGGTGTTTTTAGAAAATCAGCCATTGATTTAGTCCAATTTGCAACTTTTTGGTTGGATCCTCTGCCGACATAATAATCTTCCATTGTCTGGTCATATTCCTTTAATAGTCCTTCGTATTTAGAGCTATCATATTCATTTTCATGAAGTACTGCAGCTACAGGAAGTCTAGGTTTTACATC
The nucleotide sequence above comes from Psychrobacillus glaciei. Encoded proteins:
- a CDS encoding Mur ligase family protein, translated to MELTKLMEHVNVKEVIHTKQIDIAGLAYNSRKVEKGQVFVCVRGFKADGHQFAGQAVENGAIALVVEEFIEGLDVPQYKVESGRNALATLADAYYDHPTQKLKTIGITATNGKTSTSFMTNAILENNGLKTGLMGTVVVKIGDYAEPSELTTPESLDLQRFYAQMVDAGVSHATMEVSSSALELNRVGCVDFDIVTLNNISREHIDLHSSFENYFEHKSSLIRNAGADKVAILNLDDKYSASLVNKTKAKVITIGVEEQSADVICRNLDLSTGRAKFTVDITRDLVTQDLVIPKQHFQIELSTPGFHSVYNSMVSIVIGLLCEVPIETIQKSLYEFVGVERRFEIIFEDDFKIIDDHFANSGNIDITLGTLEKMDFNRVSLVYAIRGDRGVTVNKENAEAIARWAPRLGIHEVIATLSRSHVTQKDIVSDAELAVFKEVMEEVGINVHLYEELPDAIGHSLQEVTEGDLLLLAGCQGMDYGAKIALEQLETIRPNMDKKKLFQPLEKRVAGNS
- a CDS encoding DUF6509 family protein → MKITSYEVGKIKDPTGIIAGDRYEFLLGIEVPEEDELYGDGESLDLRVILAVEDANERIVQYHILYRSNGKLLDFGLEDEEEIEILTFCKEHYTEAI
- a CDS encoding STAS domain-containing protein, whose product is MSQLTKNLHDFIIENKSNITDEWLSKQFLEDPKYISSNSEIYLRKENGALIEAIASIYVQDPEEYQNYIDNRAADVAKKRAAEAFPLYESIRSFRSVRKTLWKFVQIFMDQNNGTVTTQDVSAWSDSMNTAFDYIIESFAKHHHDHTQQILTSQQALITELSSPVIPIKEGIGVLPLVGNIDFQRAKLILESTLEQCSEKKLTKIFIDLSAVPILDTMVAQQLYQLLAALKLIGVEPIFSGIRPELAQISLSLGISFSDTKTYFSLSRALEVHTNLYVK
- a CDS encoding glyoxalase, producing the protein MFNSVILYTNKLKQLKGFYGNVLGLSILEASSKHFTASIGKSTLIFRESEKPASYHFAINIPGNQFKLAKHWALEKVRLNREDAVDEIYYSRFEADAFYFEDPVGNVIEFIARRNVDKWSDFSVESLLNLSEVSITTPFVEEVGEQLQNIGIPISGHVDIEPNELNFLGSKETFILLVPPKRRWYFSKRMSEISPLEIELTDGKRIVVSNEGRAEII
- a CDS encoding ASCH domain-containing protein; the protein is MNVQAQNYWDAFWKDKEMPTSISAWQFGGSPDVLAQLVVDKVKTATCSGRVFYELEKEPLPKVDDYSIVLNSKDEPVCIIRTSEVTITPMNKVSEAFAYAEGEGDRSYDYWKKVHVQFFTEALREVDLEFSEDMLLVCERFELIDVK
- a CDS encoding alanyl-tRNA editing protein; its protein translation is MTNKLYYEDPYIQTFSAKILKQTQDYVVLSETAFYPTGGGQPNDSGTLNGIAVTNVELIEGEIRHHLATSLLANTEYVEGAIDWKRRFDHMQQHAGQHILSAAFDNLFGFKTVSFHLGKNSSTIDLDVNEISAHQLAEVEALANEIILENHPIETKWITEEELAQYKLRKPTKVKEDIRLVIIPNFDYNACGGTHPKTTGQVGLIKILQMEKQKQNIRVEFVCGARVITHLQRKHTIITNLINSLSSPEEKLEDAVHTLLNNVKMQEKQISNLNGLLLQYEANELIRNTKGTILTANFQNRTIQELQKLAKLITTESIETLCILVSQNEDRIQIVAARGSSVNQNMKELIEKILPLINGKGGGNNTIAQGGGENRISTEQLLQKSLEYITA
- a CDS encoding transporter, coding for MNNQFPYFQNQPGAGQQGPPSGNQYFPGNMMPNQGQGQGQYPNQYPGQYPSQYPGQYPGQYPSQFPGQMPGQMPGQMPGQMPGQQQWPHGYDHSAPPSFPPLDPPEAQGGAPTSPPPSFVPQQQNVGVFAVDPGSIRGCLRRNTYIWLTNGSAFWLFPTFVGRNSISGFRWNGRMWTFYGTDLNRISSFQCY
- a CDS encoding MarR family winged helix-turn-helix transcriptional regulator; the encoded protein is MNPLFHELFQKTRFLTNEINQCLKKHELYASQWTVMYCIQKHEKMSLTQIWKYLNVEAPTITRTVYRLVELGWVDIYPGKDRREKIVQLSEKAIQEFPKIIASIQEFEERMVSNLTKEEETLLIGFLQKIK
- a CDS encoding MFS transporter; this encodes MKKKDPIWTKAFISLFTTNFSIFIVFYGLVSALPLYAKDVLSRSDEDAGLLMTIFLISAIIVRPFSGKLLDLVGKRKILWTTLFLYLICTGLYYVVEPFQALLVLRFVQGIFFSIATTASGSLAADNIPTSRRGAGLGYFTMSTNLAVVVGPFVALTFIQFFSYDILFLSLTTLLILGATAALMIPADKKRAKSLPKTKLSWNDLFEKKALPIAFNASLVAFAYASVLSYLSIYSQEKGLLHLTSSFFAVFAAVMLLTRPFTGRIFDEKGPQYIIIPGLFSFIIGLVLLAFMNSPSLFLLAGAFIGLGYGAVVPSFQTLAIQSTKNERSGYATATFFTLFDSGLAIGSYVLGLIASRLGYQNLYLYSIIFLFIAVVVFIVRQKKLDRFA
- a CDS encoding superoxide dismutase family protein; amino-acid sequence: MKKRYIFILLATMVVLGGCNFSSADADLNETVEVSLINTEGKEVGQATLTEHSKGVHIHLKAEGLTPGVKAIHFHETAICEKPEFTTAGAHFNPTHKEHGFENPKGYHAGDLPNIEIGEDGKVELETVSPALVLAAGKSNSLLDADGSSIIIHENADDYKTDPSGNSGKRIICGEIKK